One window of Anaerolineales bacterium genomic DNA carries:
- a CDS encoding DEAD/DEAH box helicase, which translates to MLSSLLDFWKQDEETAPNLVAWQATPPRAAQTHPFPNDMPESLRDALSSRTISLLYSHQLTAWTHARAGLNLILATGTASGKTLAYNLPVLAKLIEDSQSRALYLFPTKALTQDQQSNLESFQSSIANLKSAIYDGDTPQSHRPVIRKTANIILTNPDMLHTGILPHHANWSDFFSNLKFVVIDEAHAYRGVFGSHVANVIRRLKRVAKFHGANLQFILSSATIGNPKELAENLIEGPVELVDNDGSSRGARHFIIYNPPVLNPALGLRKSSLLEGVRLATHLLLHDIQSVVFARTRRSVEMLLTHLQEGKEEERRKNANGDFFPVSSFIRGYRSGYLPTQRREIEQGLRDGSVKTVVATNALELGIDIGGLGASLMVGYPGTIASARQQAGRAGRGDTPAAAVLITNSNPLDQFLAHHPEYFFERSPEMALVNPNHLLILLNHLRCAMFELPFQQGEGFGSLSWELIEEYLQFLLSNNEAHFSNEKYFWMQDAYPAANISLRSASPQGVVLQSADADGKPMTVGTVDGESANWMVHPGAIYMHEAQQYFVQELDIDNHIAHLVPVGLDYYTEAQQQSEIQITALQAQAAVPGGEKAYGEIQVTTQVVGFRKLRWFTNENLGQEPLDMPPSELQTTGYWLTLSESALKTLRDAGLWTNDPNNYGPDWQKVRLSVRKRDQFKCQVCGAAETNREHDVHHKIPFRAFIQDGKVNHEQANRLENLTTLCQSCHRKVEQNVRIRSGLTGLGFVLGNLAPLFLMCDAGDLGIYTEPAWSAVGGLPSVVLYDLVPAGIGFSAKLFELHDELIRRAHELVNDCACEDGCPSCVGPGGENGHGGRAETLAILEQLLK; encoded by the coding sequence ATGCTTTCATCGCTTCTGGATTTTTGGAAACAGGATGAAGAAACTGCGCCAAACCTTGTTGCCTGGCAGGCGACTCCACCCCGCGCCGCACAGACGCATCCTTTCCCGAACGATATGCCTGAATCGCTTCGAGATGCCTTATCTTCCCGGACCATTTCCCTGCTCTATTCCCATCAACTGACAGCCTGGACTCATGCCCGCGCCGGACTAAACCTCATCCTCGCCACCGGCACCGCCAGCGGAAAGACCCTTGCCTACAACCTGCCCGTCCTCGCAAAGTTGATCGAAGATTCGCAATCTCGCGCGTTATATCTCTTCCCCACCAAAGCGCTCACCCAGGATCAACAATCGAACCTCGAATCTTTTCAATCCTCAATCGCAAATCTAAAATCGGCAATCTATGATGGAGACACTCCCCAGTCCCATCGCCCCGTCATTCGAAAAACTGCCAACATCATCCTGACCAACCCCGACATGCTCCATACAGGCATCCTCCCGCATCACGCCAACTGGAGCGATTTCTTCTCCAACCTCAAATTTGTGGTTATTGACGAAGCCCACGCGTATCGGGGCGTCTTTGGTTCGCATGTCGCGAATGTGATTCGCAGGCTCAAACGCGTGGCGAAGTTTCATGGCGCAAATTTGCAGTTCATCCTTTCATCAGCAACGATTGGCAACCCAAAGGAACTCGCGGAGAATCTGATCGAAGGACCGGTCGAATTGGTGGATAACGATGGTTCCTCGCGAGGGGCACGCCATTTCATCATCTACAATCCGCCTGTTTTGAATCCGGCCCTGGGGTTACGGAAAAGCAGCCTGCTCGAAGGCGTGAGGCTCGCAACTCACCTGCTTTTACACGACATTCAATCCGTGGTCTTTGCCAGAACCCGAAGAAGCGTCGAGATGCTGTTGACTCACTTGCAGGAAGGAAAAGAGGAAGAAAGAAGAAAAAATGCCAATGGAGATTTCTTTCCTGTTTCCTCTTTCATTCGGGGATACCGAAGCGGCTACCTTCCAACCCAGCGCCGCGAGATCGAGCAGGGACTCCGCGACGGCTCTGTCAAAACCGTTGTCGCAACAAATGCGCTCGAACTCGGCATTGACATCGGCGGGTTGGGCGCTTCGCTCATGGTTGGGTATCCCGGTACGATAGCCAGCGCGCGCCAGCAAGCCGGTCGCGCCGGGCGCGGGGATACTCCAGCTGCTGCGGTTTTGATCACCAATTCCAACCCGCTCGATCAGTTCCTGGCGCATCATCCTGAATATTTCTTCGAACGTTCGCCCGAAATGGCGCTGGTCAACCCGAATCATCTGTTGATTTTGCTCAATCACCTGCGCTGCGCCATGTTCGAACTGCCATTTCAACAGGGCGAGGGCTTCGGCTCGTTGTCCTGGGAGTTGATCGAAGAGTATCTTCAGTTTCTGCTTTCCAATAACGAAGCGCATTTCTCGAACGAAAAATATTTCTGGATGCAGGATGCCTATCCCGCTGCGAACATTTCACTGCGTTCCGCATCGCCGCAAGGCGTGGTCTTGCAATCCGCCGATGCGGATGGCAAACCGATGACCGTTGGCACAGTGGACGGCGAATCGGCGAACTGGATGGTCCATCCCGGCGCGATCTACATGCACGAAGCCCAGCAGTATTTCGTGCAGGAACTCGACATCGATAATCACATTGCCCACCTTGTGCCTGTTGGCTTGGACTATTACACCGAAGCCCAGCAGCAATCGGAGATTCAGATCACGGCTCTGCAGGCTCAAGCCGCCGTCCCCGGCGGGGAGAAGGCGTATGGCGAAATCCAAGTCACCACGCAAGTCGTTGGGTTTCGCAAACTGCGCTGGTTCACGAACGAGAATCTCGGGCAGGAGCCGCTCGACATGCCGCCTTCCGAGTTACAAACAACAGGTTATTGGCTGACTCTTTCTGAATCCGCGCTGAAAACATTGCGCGATGCCGGCTTATGGACAAACGACCCGAACAACTACGGACCGGACTGGCAAAAGGTAAGACTCTCTGTCAGAAAACGGGACCAGTTCAAATGTCAGGTATGCGGCGCGGCGGAGACGAATCGCGAACATGATGTGCATCACAAGATTCCCTTCCGTGCTTTTATTCAGGATGGAAAAGTGAATCATGAGCAAGCCAACCGCCTCGAAAATCTGACCACACTCTGTCAAAGCTGCCATCGCAAAGTGGAGCAAAATGTGCGTATCCGCAGCGGTTTGACGGGATTGGGATTCGTGCTGGGCAACCTTGCCCCGTTGTTCTTGATGTGCGATGCGGGCGACCTCGGAATTTACACCGAACCAGCATGGTCCGCGGTCGGCGGTCTGCCGTCTGTAGTTCTGTATGACCTCGTCCCGGCGGGAATCGGTTTCAGTGCGAAATTATTCGAATTGCACGATGAATTGATCCGCCGTGCGCATGAACTCGTAAACGATTGCGCCTGCGAAGACGGCTGCCCTTCGTGCGTGGGTCCTGGCGGGGAGAACGGGCATGGGGGCAGGGCGGAGACGCTTGCGATCCTGGAACAGTTGTTGAAATAG